A genome region from Gadus chalcogrammus isolate NIFS_2021 chromosome 5, NIFS_Gcha_1.0, whole genome shotgun sequence includes the following:
- the loxl3b gene encoding lysyl oxidase homolog 3B isoform X6 → MPPHSQRPSPATLLLVLWLSASTLAQTTPRTRTTPTPPPVTTPRTRTTPTPPPVTTPRTRTTPTPPPVTTPPAPTPAKPSPSAAHGDRLKFRLVGYPRKHNEGRIEVFYQGEWGTICDDDFSLANAQVLCRQLGFVSATGWAHSAKYGKGQGKIWLDNVLCNGGEKSIDACKSRGWGSSDCTHDEDAGVVCKDERIPGFVDSNVIDAHVDENKVEEVRLRVVVGGAKRRMPVTEGVLEVKHKDSWTQVCDLGWTPKNTRVVCGMLGFPHERKVNKKFYKLSLERQKHHFLVHSVACTGTEVHLAACPLEFSRPNATACPGGMPAVVSCMPGPLFTLHSNAKKKLKISANVRLKGGARVGEGRVEVLKNSQWGTVCDDRWSLQSASVVCRELGFGSAKEALTGARMGQGMGPIHMNEVRCTGLERSLWACPFKNVTKEDCSHTEDAAVRCHVPYMGLENSVRIVGGRTNYEGRVEVEVGPRWGTVCSAGWTTKEAMVVCRQLGLGYSMHAVSETWYWDSSNVTEMVMSGVKCTGAEMSLSQCQHHKVLNCQKTAAKFAAGVICSESASDLVLNAPVVQETVYIEDRPLHMLYCAAEENCLSKTAASANWPYGHRRLLRFSSQIHNIGRSDFRPKAGRHSWVWHACHGHYHSMDVFTHYDLLTSNGTKVAEGHKASFCLEDSECYEGISKRYECANFGEQGVTVGCWDLYRHDIDCQWIDITDVKPGNYILQIVINPNFEVAESDFTNNAMKCNCKYDGHRIWLHNCHTGDAFSEEAERLFEKYPGQLNNHIS, encoded by the exons ATGCCCCCCCACAGCCAGCGGCCGTCCCCCGCCACCCTCCTGTTGGTGCTGTGGCTGTCCGCCTCCACCCTCGCCCAGACCAcgcccaggaccaggaccacgcCCACGCCCCCGCCGGTGACCAcgcccaggaccaggaccacgcCCACGCCCCCGCCGGTGACCAcgcccaggaccaggaccactcCCACGCCCCCGCCGGTGACCACGCCCCCGGCCCCCACCCCGGCCAAGCCCTCCCCCTCGGCGGCCCACGGCGACCGCCTCAAGTTCCGCCTGGTGGGGTACCCCCGCAAGCACAACGAGGGGCGCATCGAGGTCTTCTACCAGGGCGAGTGGGGCACCATCTGTGACGACGACTTCTCCCTGGCCAACGCCCAGGTGCTGTGCCGCCAGCTGGGCTTCGTGTCCGCCACGGGGTGGGCCCACAGCGCCAAGTACGGCAAGGGCCAAG GGAAGATCTGGCTGGACAACGTGCTGTGCAACGGCGGCGAGAAGAGCATCGACGCCTGCAAGTCTCGCGGCTGGGGCAGCAGCGACTGCACCCACGACGAGGACGCCGGCGTGGTCTGCAAGGACGAGAGGATCCCCGGCTTCGTGGACTCCAACGTCATCGAC GCCCACGTGGACGAGaacaaggtggaggaggtgcggcTGCGAGTGGTGGTGGGCGGAGCCAAAAGGAGGATGCCCGTGACGGAGGGCGTGCTCGAGGTGAAGCACAAGGACAGCTGGACCCAGGTCTGCGACCTGGGCTGGACCCCCAAGAACACACGGGTGGTGTGCGGGATGCTGGGGTTCCCCCACGAGCGGAAGGTCAACAAGAAGTTCTACAA GCTGTCCCTGGAGCGGCAGAAGCACCACTTCCTGGTGCACTCGGTGGCGTGCACGGGCACGGAGGTGCACCTGGCCGCCTGCCCACTGGAGTTCAGCCGGCCCAACGCCACGGCCTGCCCGGGGGGCATGCCCGCCGTGGTCAGCTGCATGCCCGGGCCGCTCTTCACCCTCCACAGCAACGCCAAGAAGAAGCTCAAGATCTCG GCCAACGTGCGGCTGAAGGGGGGGGCCCGGGTGGGGGAGGGCCGCGTGGAGGTCCTGAAGAACAGCCAGTGGGGGACGGTGTGCGACGACCGCTGGAGCCTGCAGTCGGCCAGCGTGGTGTGCAGGGAGCTGGGCTTCGGCAGTGCCAAGGAGGCCCTCACGGGGGCCCGCATGGGACAAG gcatggGCCCCATCCACATGAACGAGGTGCGCTGCACTGGCCTGGAGCGCAGCCTGTGGGCGTGTCCCTTTAAGAACGTCACCAAGGAGGACTGCAGCCACACGGAGGACGCGGCCGTGCGCTGCCACGTGCCCTACATGGGCCTGGAGAACTCG GTGCGGATTGTGGGCGGGCGGACGAATTATGAGGGCCGTGTGGAGGTAGAGGTGGGCCCGCGGTGGGGGACAGTGTGCAGCGCGGGCTGGACCACCAAGGAGGCCATGGTGGTGTGCAGGCAGCTAGGCCTGGGCTACTCCATGCACGCCGTCTCT GAAACGTGGTACTGGGACAGCAGCAACGTGACGGAGATGGTGATGAGCGGGGTGAAGTGCACGGGGGCGGAGATGTCGCTGAGCCAGTGTCAGCACCACAAGGTCCTCAACTGCCAGAAGACCGCCGCCAAGTTCGCTGCTGGGGTTATCTGCTCCGAGT CGGCCTCGGACCTGGTCCTGAACGCGCCAGTGGTCCAGGAGACGGTCTACATCGAGGACCGCCCGCTCCACATGCTGTACTGCGCCGCCGAGGAGAACTGCCTGTCCAAGACGGCGGCCAGCGCCAACTGGCCCTACGGCCACCGCCGCCTGCTGCGCTTCTCCTCCCAGATACACAACATCGGCCGCTCCGACTTCAGGCCCAAGGCCGGACGCCACTCCTGGGTCTGGCACGCCTGCCACGG CCACTACCACAGCATGGACGTCTTCACCCACTATGACCTGCTCACCTCCAATGGTACCAAGGTGGCCGAGGGACACAAGGCCAGCTTCTGTCTGGAGGACAGCGAATGCTATGAAG GGATCTCCAAACGCTACGAGTGCGCCAACTTCGGGGAGCAGGGCGTGACGGTGGGCTGCTGGGATCTGTACCGCCACGACATCGACTGCCAGTGGATCGACATCACAGACGTCAAGCCAGGGAACTACATCCTGCAA ATCGTCATCAATCCAAACTTCGAGGTGGCGGAGAGCGACTTCACCAACAACGCCATGAAGTGTAACTGTAAATACGACGGCCATCGTATCTGGCTGCACAACTGTCACACCG GTGATGCCTTCAGCGAAGAGGCGGAGCGTCTGTTTGAGAAGTACCCGGGTCAGCTCAACAACCACATCTCTTAA
- the loxl3b gene encoding lysyl oxidase homolog 3B isoform X4 → MPPHSQRPSPATLLLVLWLSASTLAQTTPRTRTTPTPPPVTTPRTRTTPTPPPVTTPRTRTTPTPPPVTTPPAPTPAKPSPSAAHGDRLKFRLVGYPRKHNEGRIEVFYQGEWGTICDDDFSLANAQVLCRQLGFVSATGWAHSAKYGKGQGKIWLDNVLCNGGEKSIDACKSRGWGSSDCTHDEDAGVVCKDERIPGFVDSNVIDAHVDENKVEEVRLRVVVGGAKRRMPVTEGVLEVKHKDSWTQVCDLGWTPKNTRVVCGMLGFPHERKVNKKFYKLSLERQKHHFLVHSVACTGTEVHLAACPLEFSRPNATACPGGMPAVVSCMPGPLFTLHSNAKKKLKISANVRLKGGARVGEGRVEVLKNSQWGTVCDDRWSLQSASVVCRELGFGSAKEALTGARMGQGMGPIHMNEVRCTGLERSLWACPFKNVTKEDCSHTEDAAVRCHVPYMGLENSIRLTGGRTRYEGRVEVLGPGPNRTHSWGLICGESWGSKEVTVACRQLGLGYANQGLKETWYWDSSNVTEMVMSGVKCTGAEMSLSQCQHHKVLNCQKTAAKFAAGVICSESASDLVLNAPVVQETVYIEDRPLHMLYCAAEENCLSKTAASANWPYGHRRLLRFSSQIHNIGRSDFRPKAGRHSWVWHACHGHYHSMDVFTHYDLLTSNGTKVAEGHKASFCLEDSECYEGISKRYECANFGEQGVTVGCWDLYRHDIDCQWIDITDVKPGNYILQIVINPNFEVAESDFTNNAMKCNCKYDGHRIWLHNCHTGDAFSEEAERLFEKYPGQLNNHIS, encoded by the exons ATGCCCCCCCACAGCCAGCGGCCGTCCCCCGCCACCCTCCTGTTGGTGCTGTGGCTGTCCGCCTCCACCCTCGCCCAGACCAcgcccaggaccaggaccacgcCCACGCCCCCGCCGGTGACCAcgcccaggaccaggaccacgcCCACGCCCCCGCCGGTGACCAcgcccaggaccaggaccactcCCACGCCCCCGCCGGTGACCACGCCCCCGGCCCCCACCCCGGCCAAGCCCTCCCCCTCGGCGGCCCACGGCGACCGCCTCAAGTTCCGCCTGGTGGGGTACCCCCGCAAGCACAACGAGGGGCGCATCGAGGTCTTCTACCAGGGCGAGTGGGGCACCATCTGTGACGACGACTTCTCCCTGGCCAACGCCCAGGTGCTGTGCCGCCAGCTGGGCTTCGTGTCCGCCACGGGGTGGGCCCACAGCGCCAAGTACGGCAAGGGCCAAG GGAAGATCTGGCTGGACAACGTGCTGTGCAACGGCGGCGAGAAGAGCATCGACGCCTGCAAGTCTCGCGGCTGGGGCAGCAGCGACTGCACCCACGACGAGGACGCCGGCGTGGTCTGCAAGGACGAGAGGATCCCCGGCTTCGTGGACTCCAACGTCATCGAC GCCCACGTGGACGAGaacaaggtggaggaggtgcggcTGCGAGTGGTGGTGGGCGGAGCCAAAAGGAGGATGCCCGTGACGGAGGGCGTGCTCGAGGTGAAGCACAAGGACAGCTGGACCCAGGTCTGCGACCTGGGCTGGACCCCCAAGAACACACGGGTGGTGTGCGGGATGCTGGGGTTCCCCCACGAGCGGAAGGTCAACAAGAAGTTCTACAA GCTGTCCCTGGAGCGGCAGAAGCACCACTTCCTGGTGCACTCGGTGGCGTGCACGGGCACGGAGGTGCACCTGGCCGCCTGCCCACTGGAGTTCAGCCGGCCCAACGCCACGGCCTGCCCGGGGGGCATGCCCGCCGTGGTCAGCTGCATGCCCGGGCCGCTCTTCACCCTCCACAGCAACGCCAAGAAGAAGCTCAAGATCTCG GCCAACGTGCGGCTGAAGGGGGGGGCCCGGGTGGGGGAGGGCCGCGTGGAGGTCCTGAAGAACAGCCAGTGGGGGACGGTGTGCGACGACCGCTGGAGCCTGCAGTCGGCCAGCGTGGTGTGCAGGGAGCTGGGCTTCGGCAGTGCCAAGGAGGCCCTCACGGGGGCCCGCATGGGACAAG gcatggGCCCCATCCACATGAACGAGGTGCGCTGCACTGGCCTGGAGCGCAGCCTGTGGGCGTGTCCCTTTAAGAACGTCACCAAGGAGGACTGCAGCCACACGGAGGACGCGGCCGTGCGCTGCCACGTGCCCTACATGGGCCTGGAGAACTCG ATCCGCCTGACGGGAGGACGCACGCGGTACGAGGGCCGTGTGGAGGTCCTGGGCCCCGGGCCCAACCGGACCCACAGCTGGGGCTTGATCTGCGGGGAGAGCTGGGGCAGCAAGGAGGTCACTGTGGCCTGCAGGCAGCTAGGCCTGGGCTACGCTAACCAGGGCCTGAAA GAAACGTGGTACTGGGACAGCAGCAACGTGACGGAGATGGTGATGAGCGGGGTGAAGTGCACGGGGGCGGAGATGTCGCTGAGCCAGTGTCAGCACCACAAGGTCCTCAACTGCCAGAAGACCGCCGCCAAGTTCGCTGCTGGGGTTATCTGCTCCGAGT CGGCCTCGGACCTGGTCCTGAACGCGCCAGTGGTCCAGGAGACGGTCTACATCGAGGACCGCCCGCTCCACATGCTGTACTGCGCCGCCGAGGAGAACTGCCTGTCCAAGACGGCGGCCAGCGCCAACTGGCCCTACGGCCACCGCCGCCTGCTGCGCTTCTCCTCCCAGATACACAACATCGGCCGCTCCGACTTCAGGCCCAAGGCCGGACGCCACTCCTGGGTCTGGCACGCCTGCCACGG CCACTACCACAGCATGGACGTCTTCACCCACTATGACCTGCTCACCTCCAATGGTACCAAGGTGGCCGAGGGACACAAGGCCAGCTTCTGTCTGGAGGACAGCGAATGCTATGAAG GGATCTCCAAACGCTACGAGTGCGCCAACTTCGGGGAGCAGGGCGTGACGGTGGGCTGCTGGGATCTGTACCGCCACGACATCGACTGCCAGTGGATCGACATCACAGACGTCAAGCCAGGGAACTACATCCTGCAA ATCGTCATCAATCCAAACTTCGAGGTGGCGGAGAGCGACTTCACCAACAACGCCATGAAGTGTAACTGTAAATACGACGGCCATCGTATCTGGCTGCACAACTGTCACACCG GTGATGCCTTCAGCGAAGAGGCGGAGCGTCTGTTTGAGAAGTACCCGGGTCAGCTCAACAACCACATCTCTTAA